CCTCGTGCTCGGCACCGCGTGGCTCGCCGCGTACGCGGCGGCGGCCGGGTGCGTCGGGAGAACCGATGGAGCCGCGCGGCCGGAATGACGACGCGCGGGCGCGTGCGGCATACTCTCCCTCGCACACCCGACCCTTTGAGGAGGACCCACGTGACCGCACGCACCCTGACCGCTTCACTCGCTTGCGCGGCGCTCGCGCTGGCAGCCGCCGGCTGTTCGCCCGCCGCGACGAGCACGCCCAGCACTCCGGCGGCCGAGCCGGCCCAGACTGCGCCCGCCGCCGAGCCGGCGAAGGGCCCGACCACCGAACCCGTGACCGAGCTCAAGATCGAGGACCTCACCGTCGGCACCGGCGCCGAGGCG
The sequence above is drawn from the Actinomycetota bacterium genome and encodes:
- a CDS encoding FKBP-type peptidyl-prolyl cis-trans isomerase, whose protein sequence is MTTRGRVRHTLPRTPDPLRRTHVTARTLTASLACAALALAAAGCSPAATSTPSTPAAEPAQTAPAAEPAKGPTTEPVTELKIEDLTVGTGAEAKSGNAVTVNYTGWLADGTQFDSSVGGQPFDFTVGAGRVIPGWDQGVAGMKVGGKRRLIIPPALGYGAGGMGPIPGGATLIFDVELLTVQ